The Coffea eugenioides isolate CCC68of unplaced genomic scaffold, Ceug_1.0 ScVebR1_2965;HRSCAF=4092, whole genome shotgun sequence genome includes the window GATATGAAATGAGGCTTTTGGAACATTACAATACTTGAATCAGGGAATGCGGATGCCCGTTGGATCCATTGACTGTTAGGATGTTGGTACATTTACCTCTTATACTACCCTTTCGAGATGCCTGTCGAACATCTATCTAGACAGGTTAGGAACCAGGGAGGTAAGTGTCGTAGGAGGGACATCTCATTACAGGATGATGATGTGCCTGTTATATAGGCTACTCAGACTTCAATAAATGCCTCAATCAACTTTACCGTTGTCACTCAAATTTTTCATCCTGGAGTTTTCTTTACATCTCCGTGTTCTAGCCCTCATAGGTTATTTTCTTGTGACAACTACTCCTATACCCGCATTCGACTATACAGTAGGTGTTAGATCATCTTCTGTTCTATTACGCTACGTATGTCATTTGGGATTAATAATGAGTTTGATGATGACCTTGCTTGTATTTACAACTTCTTAGGATTCTCATCGGACTTTTCACCTATTTTTCAGATAGACGCAGACACTGTTCCCCGTGAAACTCCTTCCACTACATCTATAGATTATTTCTATCCCAGATGCAATCAGACTCCCATGGTAGACTCCATTGATGATGAGGACAAACAAATGCCTAAGGGAGTGCAAGCACTATATAGAAGGTTCGAACGGCTACAACTACAGCAAGATCTACCGCGATAAGAATGTGTTGGAAATACGATTGCTCTGCCACTCCACGCGATAAGAGCAAGAAGCTCATTGATGGGTGATTTAGATTTCAAGATATGTTTTGTTATCAAACCTCGTGCTTTAAACTATGATAATACtttttatttagttatattAGACATTTCGGGTTAGATGCTACATTATTTATTGTACCTTAAATTATttgtaaaatgaaaaaaattcaaaataggATATGACTTCGGCATATTtcaatttaaattaattattatattttaaaatggaACCTAAATCTCACTTGTAGCCATTTATCGATGATTGATCATCAGTTATGATGGAAAAATATAGTAGATTTTTAACATAACTTTTGTTTTAAAGCATAGCATGTTCCCaaataaattagggtttagcaTTTAGGGTtgataaattagggtttagggaTTACTAATAACAaacattaaaaattttattttaaattttaaaaaggattcagcgttcaaatttttttttttccttcgtCGCATGCTATATGACATGAGGTGAAcctctttttccaaaaaaaaaaaagaaattccgTTTGGTCCTTTTTATGGCGACCAAAACAATGGaaaataaatgaatatttaAGTTTAGCACAAATCCAAAAGCAATACCACTTTTGAGACATTTTTTGAAATCAGTAATATCTCAAGAAATTCGCCCATGAGGACATACGATTTTGCTGAGACCATGGGTCTATTTGATAACTTTACCTGATACTAAAAATAATTCATTAACAGAAATACCTTATCACTTAATATATTAATCATTGCCTAATTTGTATACAAAATTTTAGGTGAAAATTTTTCACTAAATCTTTTGAATTGACTATACATATTATACCTCACGCACACGCATAACACACTCTCATACTAATCTCGCACACAatacatatttattttctttatattCGACACATACACAAACACACATGCATGCACACCCGCTCTTACACACAAATACTTATATTTAAACACCATCTTTAAAtcatttcattattttctctctctcaccCACACACGCACATTTCTCTTTTTCTCCAAATACACAAATagagacaatttttttttaaaaaataaaagcacaACATTTGTGTGATATTTCAGCCCATTATTATAATTCAGTTAATTATCAAACACATATTACTTAAACAGTTCATCAACTTAATACTTTTAGCACTTAATTTTCAGAATTCAAAATTCATATTTCAAACAttagttttatcaaacaaaTCTTTTATATTCAAGAGTTCAAACCAAATTACCAAGAATCTTTCAAAGTGAAGAACCTAGTGCCATTTTCCCATAATTTTCTGCAATGGAGCAGTTAAACATTGCCCCATGGCCTATTTAAGATGATTATAAACTGCCCTAAATGAAGCAATTTGAAATCATCAGTTCCCCTCCGGGAGAAAATTGATTATATTCGCCCTCCTCTCTAATCAATGAAAAACATATCAAAAGatgatttcttacaaaaaatTAGGTGGCAGAAGGAGGGCAACACGCAGTAGGACAAAAGAGAACCCTTGATTTTAAGACAACAAAATCCTTGGATTTGAGCTATTATCCTTTCTCAAGCAATTACATGGTTTAAAACCGAAAGTAGGAAAAcgagaggaaaaatgaaagggATCTTCACTTTCAAGATTGATATGCCTTAGAATCGTTCTGTACACAAGTATATATACAATACAATTCCAGAACCTAATACATGAGGAAAAAACTGTGATAGAATGACTTGTCCGAGCCATCATATCAATAAGGTTCCTCAAATGTTAAACTCAAAATTGCTTTTACCACTTTCCATCAAAATGTGGTTACGAGACCTATGCCCAGCTCCTCTGCAAGCTCATCCCATACTGGAAGAAGCGTCAAGACTACTAGGAAAATTGCTACTGACAGAATCGCTCTTCTCCAATTTCCAACCTCTGTGACATCATTCAAGCATGGTTTCTCTGGAGTTCTCTGCAAATGCCAGAGTTGCTCATTAGACTGAAGTTTATGCACATGGTCCTTCATTCTTGAAATGAATTTCAGCTTACAACAGACTGCTTATTAATATACTTTTTCCAGGCTTCACATACCTGACAGATCAGCACATATAACCCCCAAGGAAGTGATAAAGGACCACCAAGCTGAAAGTAGATTCAGAAACAGGTATCAAGAAAATATAGTCATTCTACAGAGCCACTGAAAAGGAGAAAGTTAAGGCTCTATCTGAATATGGCTGTTCCAGAACAACCCttaaaagaacaagaagaaCAAGTGAACAAGTGAAGCTGTTCCACCATTAATGTGCAGCAGACACAATGAGGTGGGCTACACAGTGAACACTGAAGAGCTGAGTTTTCAATACTCTGCGCATATTCCCAGGAATGTTTGCAAATGCAAACAGGGCTTAAGAGCTTTCTGGAAAGAAGAAAGCGGAGGAAGAGAAAGAATGATAGAAAATTAGAGCATCTAACCCCTTAGTAAGCACAATGGAAATAAGAGAACTTCATATTACATTTTGTTGATTTCTTCTAATGTAAATGTATCAAAAGGTACTTAAGATTCATGCAGTTCTAAAAactaattttgctctttctAGCAGGAAAGTATTAACTTGGCAATTTTAGATTCAAGACAATACCAAGTTCATTTCCAAGAAGTATAGgatgatatttgaaggtatacAATGAAATAAAAGCTAAAGAAGTGATATAGAATCCTTTTGTGAAAGAATAATACTGTATTAATAATGCTCACCAGATCCACAGTCATTATGTggggctctttttttttttgcctccaTCAAGATGCTTGTGGAATGAAGTTTTGACAGCCCAGTGGGCTTATGCACTAAACAGATATCTTCACATGACAATTTGAAACAAAGAGGAAAGGAAAGGCCAAGCAGGAACATAAAGgtcacaaaattttctcaataattgtctgaaattttgatgaaacataATGAACCAGTGGAAACTTGGTTTTTCATCTATTCATAAACAAAGCGCCATGAGCACTTAATCAGATTCTAAAGTATATTGATCAAATATGGAAATTAAAGAGATAACATACCACTCCGAGTCCCAGCAAAGTGTATGTGGCTAAACCAAAAGCAACCAGTGAGTTTTTCCCAAAAGCACCCTGTCAGACACAAAGCCAAAGGTCAATCACATTCAACCATTTTTTATCTAAATGCACATAACACCAGTAGGTATAAAAGATTGATTGACCAACACAACAAAATTGTTAAACTCTCAATAGCTCCTGTTATAATGTCTAGTTGATCAGGGAAATCTAGGAGGTACAAGGATAATGGATATATGTTTACACCATCGTGTTCCACTTTCCACTGCAGGAAATTAAAAGTTGCAGAGATGTGAAACCCACTTGATTTCTAAGAAGCAGGCAAGTGGACCTTCTTGAATGTTATTGAAGGACAATGGTCCAAACTTCATTGAATCAGCTCAGCATCCAGCTAGCCAATGAAACTTAACATTAAATCTAACGTGCAACCAACTTTGAGAATGCATGAATCTATCTTAATTCACTCTGTCCATTTTGTTAGTCATGATTTCTACGTTTGTATCTTCAATGTTATGTTTCATAATTTAGAAAGACCAATATCCTTATATGCCTTTCATACAATTCCAAGAAAAAGAGCATTATTGTCATGTTCTAACATTATAATCTCAGCAAACTAATTCAAAATCTAAAACCCCAATAGCAACAAACAGTATCTGACTTCAGATTGAGAGGGAAAATCATGTTGCTAACAAATATCAACTGTCATAAACTGGGTGCAAAGTTGACCACAACaaataaaaggggaaaaaaggtgaaccatttttcaattttatcaactCCTAGTGAAGATCAGGGCCTCAAGTCTATCCAGAGAACATGAAGACGCAATAGAGCACAAATCACGTAATATAGTAGCCTTAGCAGCCGAAGCTCTAACGCATTATATAATCTTTTCTTAAAGGTTAAGCTGCCGTGGAAGCATAATCAGTTCCCATACTTGAGCTAGATGACCTAAAACACATATCTTTTTTCAAGAAACAGCATCTTTGATGTCAGAAATACAAGAATTCCACCAATGCTCTATAAACATTGACTAAAAAGCCCGCAAAGATGGAATACCTAGTGAAAAATTGCAATACTAAGGTTTTCTACAGAGATAAGAATCCAGTAGCTTCAGGCAGAGTGAAACAAAACCTGTGCTTCAAATACACTTTGCTTTCTGTCTCCTACTGTTTTGGACATTTCAACTGTCAAGGTTTGGTTTAAGATTAACCATCCTGAGCCTTTAAAAATTTATGATATTTAACTCACTCATTGTGGTTTAAGAGAATATTAGTTTCAGGATCAATTGTAATTGACATAACAATTTACATTAAGATTTAGGAGGTAATCACTGAAAAATTTTGTCGAGATCTtcagagaaaagaagaaaactagCATTGGCTAAAGTTGCATGTCAACTCTGTTTATGTGAAGACTTTCAACGAAAACAACTGAAAATTTTACTTGACAACCAAAAGTGCAGTTAGGTAGCATAATTATCAGGTCATCCTTGGACAATTTGAAAATCCCAGGTAAGATTCTTTACAGTGATCTCAGAATCAGATTTCATACAGCATGAAAATGTAAATTTCAAAGTATTTCTCCACCACTGAAAATAACATTTTGCCTTTAGCTAATGTATCACAGCTGATGTTGATCGAAACAtaatcaaagaaaagggaaaatggaccttATAGACTTATTCTAAcaccaaaagaaaaatgaagttggaaaataaaagaaaagagaaaagtgaGAACCTGCACAGCTCTTCCACCATCAAGACATCCAACTGGCAACATGTTAAAAGCTGATGTAGTTAATCCACACCTGCAAAACCCCTTGACAGTAAGTCATGCATGGAAGCAACATAGTAAGGCATAAGGACCCATAACAGTACATTACCAGCCAGCAATCACAAGAGGATGGATTGAAACTGTTGCTGCATGCATTGCTCTGCAAAAGAGTAGGTAGAAAGTGTTAACTCATACATTTAGATGATTTGGTCAAAGGCTGACGTATGAGGCACTGTCTCCCAGAATATCAACAAGCATGGCAAAACCAAGAATCTCTAGAAGAGCAGAGATCTCAGTCAAACGAACAACAGATGCTATTTCCTTGAGAATTACTGTTAATGTTCTCCTATTAAAAGAGAAAATTGTCTCAAGTACTGAACAGGCAAAATAATACAATCAAGTGAATCTGCAACATGTAAGCCAAAAGGTAATGTGACCTCTAGAAGTGGAACTTTTCTGATCATGCGGCCAgaatttccttttctctttttttttggggcagaAAGGAGGGGTTTGGGGTGAAGAATAATTAACACTGCTGATGAGTCATCTACCTGAAAAGAGATCTTATTAGGATAATCGAGCGAGAAAGAAAACTAGCAACTTACCCATAACCAAGAGTGGCCCTACTGATCAGCCCAAGAAGCAAAGAACCTTGAAAAAGCATACTAGGAACCTGCACCAAGTCACTTGCAACAGCTGGATTTGATGAAAGTAGAAGACCAACAACAAACATAGAAAAGGACAACACAGCACCACTAAATGGGCCTGCCAGAGAAATGTCAACTTTTGCCTTCTGATCAGGGAGAATGGATTTGAACTGCATcagccaaaaaaagaaaaggaatattataataaaacaaaatgaaTAATTTGCTGGCTGCAATGTCATCACAATTAGATAATCAACCAATCACTTTTCTTCAACATGAAGGGTACACTGATGATTAAGGTTTTACAGCCAGAAATAATTCACTATCATCTGCTTAGGATCAATTTAAACCAGTCCATTACTTAGGAGAGGACACCATCTTTTTCCAGTTGcaacaagaaaaataaacaaatatcTGTAGCAAATTGGTCATGAGCAATATAGATACTGATAAGTGAAATGAAAAACAGAGCCATTCAGAATAGCTAAAATAACATGTTGAAATTATACTCTAGGACACAAGCCAAGTACAACTAAAGATTGAATAAGGGCCTCCTTTCTGTTCAATAGACTTGGTTCATAAAAGATTTCATGTTTGCTAAGAAGGAAAACAGCTGTAAGGAATGGCCATTTAGTTTACGATCCCCACGCTTTTAATTTGTTAAGTGAACTGATAATCATTCAATTCCTGTGAAAGGTCCAAAATCATTGCCCATGAATTCGGGGAGTTTGAAAACTCctgaaaaagaataaaatacaaaaacaagAGAACACAAAGGACAGTGAGATATATATTTGGCCAATTTCTTCCACAGTCTCGCCCCCACTCAAatggctctctctctctctctctctctctcccccacCCCTCCGTCCCcccttctctctctcacacacacttCTAAGTGGCTTTAGGTGGAGGTAGATAGAGGAACATGGTGGCGGCTCAACTGTGgattcgattttttttttccaagctTGATTGCCGTATAAGGGTTACTTTTGATGGAAATTGACTGGGGATTTCGTCTTCCAGTACAGAGAGGAAAGTTATGGTATGATACTTTTGCAGTTTGGTCTTGATTGTATTTCAGAGTGATGGAGCTGCCACGATTGGTGGAGAGTTTTGCAATTGGTTCGACTTTTGTTGATTGTAATACAAAAGACGATAAGTGCAACAGTTAGAACATTTATAGTTAGCTTGTTGAAAAAGGTCATCAGCCAGCAGCGGCCATAGGCAGGTCACTAATGATGGCGGCAGCAGCAACAACGGCAATTCTAAGGTTAGCTGGCTAAAACTAGAACTGAAGGAagtagaagaaaaagaaaaattttcagcagaaCTGTGAGATGAATCCTAAAATTTTTCACAGCCAGAAGCTGCCTTGTCTATCTATTTTGTAACATTGttcttcatttatttatttattttttattttacaaacTCAGGACACTATCTGGTAGATCCAAAGCAAGTACATAGATAATAAATCCATAGAAGATAAAACTGTGGTTTGTTCAGAATCCTCGAACCTTGAAGCAGAAAAAATTATATGAAATCTCGGAGAGTTACATTAAAAAGTTCATCTTCACAACTAATTATGTTCCAAAGTGTAGAAATGGATGGCTAGATATGCTTGCCTGAGTGATTGCCCCAAAGCTCCCCAAAGTAATGTTTGGGATGAAGTACGGAATGCTTAGTTTCACTTTCTTAGGAAAGGCAGCAAGAAAATGTCCAACTTCCTGCAGGAATAaactccttcaagttgaaattaGTTCAAacagaaaagaatgaaaaaaggGGCAGCAAAATAAGGAACCAGATGAAAATTTTAGCATATAAAGTATTTTCTACACCAGCACTTCTATGAATTTCCCCAATAAGTGACAAACGCCATGTCCATTCAGTAAACATGTAAAAGCTGCATGTCAGTTGTCATGTATTGGAGGCAGGGGAGTTTGCAAGAGGAAACTAACTGGtcagagcaaaaacaaaaatgcttACGTGAAACAGCTGAACTCCCAATACACCATATGCTAGGGGCAAAGCAGAATCTACAAATGGCAATAAAAGCTGCATATCTGGTGGTTCAACGGCATTTGGATCCGTGAAATACTTGGCTATCTCTGGAGGAAGCCGATTTATCTGCTTTTAAAGATCAGCATTAGCTTGACTAGAACTATAAATGAATCTTTTGCCAGATGCAACTACCAGAAATGTGAATATtaataaacaaaacaaatatCCATGAGGTAATGTTACTAAGCCAGGACAATGAGTTATTAACCATACCTGAGATGCAATTCCTAATTCCACAGAGGAACCGCTGGTAAGGAGAAACAACAGAAGAGCAATTACATACTGCCAGAGAGTTGTTGGGCCTGGTTCTGAAACCTCTTTCCGCAGCATACCAAAGCTAACTCGGGGGCCACCACGTGGATCTGGTCCTTCTGAATTAGGTTCCTCCACCATAAACAGGTTGTACTTATCACCCATTACCTCAGATAGTTGATTTTGAAGTTTGGCAAAAACTTCTTCCCTTTTGCCCCTTAGATTTCCAAGGAAGAGAATGCCCTCTCCAAGGTCACCAAATGGCTCTTCTTTTGTCACCCAGAAGGTCGAATAACCAAACAACTTTTCCTTAATTATCTTTACATCCAG containing:
- the LOC113757324 gene encoding probable zinc metalloprotease EGY1, chloroplastic; the protein is MGTLAGYSSSFSTIIFRCPLKNPLMEYAYRNRISLVNGSAGSCDVLCREIIRKRRRISSRHFGKLMMIRACYSNNDDNSGSGEGEDKESSSLATAAKEDTEERRSGGGEDLDSEDFPGSVSSRQPTISPVGSGYNNFQVDSFKLMELLGPERVDPLDVKIIKEKLFGYSTFWVTKEEPFGDLGEGILFLGNLRGKREEVFAKLQNQLSEVMGDKYNLFMVEEPNSEGPDPRGGPRVSFGMLRKEVSEPGPTTLWQYVIALLLFLLTSGSSVELGIASQINRLPPEIAKYFTDPNAVEPPDMQLLLPFVDSALPLAYGVLGVQLFHEVGHFLAAFPKKVKLSIPYFIPNITLGSFGAITQFKSILPDQKAKVDISLAGPFSGAVLSFSMFVVGLLLSSNPAVASDLVQVPSMLFQGSLLLGLISRATLGYGAMHAATVSIHPLVIAGWCGLTTSAFNMLPVGCLDGGRAVQGAFGKNSLVAFGLATYTLLGLGVLGGPLSLPWGLYVLICQRTPEKPCLNDVTEVGNWRRAILSVAIFLVVLTLLPVWDELAEELGIGLVTTF